Proteins found in one Deinococcus misasensis DSM 22328 genomic segment:
- a CDS encoding alpha-amylase family glycosyl hydrolase, protein MQKLKTWLVSLGLLSSMAFAQTPDFSNDRIYFLLTDRFANGDTTNDLGANPQQPLNWHGGDFKGLIQKIKEGYFQKLGFTAIWITPVYLQTPPVPVTGGPNAGSEFAGYHGYWAEDYFKVDPHLGTLDDLKELVKVAHDNGLKIVQDMVVNHLGYGATLSKTRPEWFNTDADCNASINRDVDCALAGLPDLKQDIPEVQKLLNDAVTYWIKEVGIDGIRMDTMKHSTDSYWPQFFAEGGPADASKIWTVGEVYNGDPNFLSKYLNLGAPSVLDFGLYGAIKDSISGGADATPVADVLSRDGVYPDARRLSTFIDNHDVKRFVSESAERGVTGQAAVERLDLALSLIYTLRGTPVVYYGTELAMPGEGDPYNYPLGRSNREDMKFEGALQAPIAQRLAALNQLRSNTPTLRNGRYAEVCRPYGDTNVFAFKRSQLGQPPVVVVMNNGDSAINFNDLPLELSKTFAPSAQLQEMTGRNLSVTLNGDGNLVGSLPARTLYVLTAERGPGAYSNPENPCIALAKAGGASALVKMNFTVDARSQGNGPLELRRFDTGSQVTYPMQPDPERPGFWKTTISVPKNTLLKFKYGNLNARAQNSGYEGYGEPDRSVVAKEENANVQNVFNFIVSPVPILIVTGKVTKNGQPVANALVALEGENTLFHALTLDDGSYYLPIPAGKQKVRARHPDFGGSDWIELEGAQQNFNFELK, encoded by the coding sequence ATGCAAAAACTCAAAACCTGGCTGGTCAGCCTGGGTCTGCTTTCCAGCATGGCTTTTGCCCAGACCCCCGATTTCAGCAATGACCGCATTTATTTCCTGCTCACCGACCGTTTCGCCAACGGAGACACCACAAATGACCTCGGGGCCAACCCCCAGCAACCCCTCAACTGGCACGGTGGAGATTTCAAAGGACTGATCCAGAAAATCAAAGAAGGTTACTTTCAGAAACTCGGGTTCACGGCGATCTGGATCACCCCGGTTTACCTGCAAACCCCTCCCGTTCCGGTCACTGGAGGCCCCAACGCAGGTTCTGAATTTGCAGGCTACCACGGCTACTGGGCCGAAGATTACTTCAAAGTGGACCCCCACCTGGGCACCCTCGATGACCTGAAAGAACTGGTCAAAGTGGCCCACGACAACGGCCTGAAAATCGTGCAGGACATGGTGGTCAACCACCTGGGCTACGGAGCCACCTTGAGCAAAACCCGTCCCGAGTGGTTCAACACCGATGCAGACTGCAATGCCAGCATCAACCGGGATGTGGATTGTGCTCTGGCGGGTCTCCCTGACCTGAAGCAGGACATTCCAGAGGTCCAAAAACTCCTGAACGATGCTGTGACCTACTGGATCAAAGAGGTGGGCATCGATGGCATCCGCATGGACACCATGAAGCACTCCACCGACAGTTACTGGCCGCAGTTTTTTGCAGAAGGTGGTCCTGCCGATGCCTCCAAAATCTGGACCGTGGGTGAAGTCTACAACGGCGATCCCAATTTCCTTTCCAAATACCTGAATTTGGGTGCGCCTTCGGTGCTGGATTTCGGGTTGTATGGGGCCATCAAAGACAGCATCTCGGGTGGAGCAGATGCCACGCCTGTTGCAGATGTGCTGTCGCGCGATGGGGTGTATCCAGATGCCAGAAGGCTCAGCACCTTCATCGACAACCACGATGTGAAACGTTTCGTGTCCGAATCGGCAGAACGGGGGGTGACCGGACAGGCCGCCGTGGAACGCCTCGATCTGGCCCTCAGCCTGATTTACACCCTGCGCGGGACCCCTGTGGTGTATTACGGCACCGAACTGGCCATGCCCGGAGAAGGGGACCCCTACAACTATCCCCTCGGGCGCAGCAACCGCGAAGACATGAAGTTTGAAGGTGCCTTGCAAGCCCCCATCGCCCAGAGGCTTGCTGCTTTGAACCAGCTTCGCAGCAACACCCCCACCCTGCGCAATGGCCGTTACGCCGAAGTGTGCCGTCCTTACGGAGACACCAACGTTTTCGCATTCAAGCGCTCTCAACTGGGTCAACCTCCGGTGGTCGTGGTGATGAACAACGGAGACAGTGCCATCAACTTCAACGACCTGCCTCTGGAACTGTCCAAAACGTTTGCACCCAGTGCCCAGTTGCAGGAAATGACGGGCAGAAACCTGTCGGTCACCCTCAACGGAGATGGGAATCTGGTGGGTTCCCTGCCTGCCCGCACCCTGTATGTGCTGACTGCAGAACGCGGTCCCGGAGCCTACAGCAACCCCGAGAACCCCTGCATCGCTCTGGCGAAAGCAGGAGGGGCCAGTGCACTGGTCAAAATGAACTTCACTGTGGATGCCCGCTCACAGGGCAACGGACCTCTGGAACTGCGCCGTTTTGACACCGGATCGCAGGTCACTTACCCGATGCAGCCTGACCCCGAGCGTCCCGGCTTCTGGAAAACCACCATCAGTGTGCCCAAAAACACCCTCCTGAAGTTCAAGTACGGCAACCTGAATGCCCGTGCCCAGAACTCTGGCTACGAAGGCTACGGGGAACCGGACCGCTCTGTTGTGGCCAAAGAAGAAAATGCCAACGTCCAGAACGTGTTCAACTTCATCGTGTCACCTGTGCCCATCCTGATTGTGACCGGAAAGGTCACCAAGAATGGACAGCCTGTGGCCAACGCTCTGGTGGCTCTGGAAGGGGAGAACACCCTGTTCCATGCCCTGACGCTTGATGATGGCAGCTATTACCTGCCCATTCCAGCAGGCAAGCAGAAAGTCCGTGCCCGCCATCCCGATTTTGGGGGCAGCGATTGGATTGAACTTGAAGGTGCCCAGCAAAACTTCAATTTCGAGCTGAAATAA
- a CDS encoding PIG-L deacetylase family protein, with translation MPTLLALYAHPDDEAFSGGVLAHYAKLGVDVHLICATRGESGKITDPSLSHITDLGAQREQELRDSCKALGIHGPIFLGYHDSGRFERTQNENSNAFMHQDIFEVEAKLRPYIEELQPDILVTFDPHGGYGHIDHLIIHRAVTALFYSSGTPKRLFYNVMPIAFSERMAQSGINQNLDPKVYGVTDATIAVRLNVAHVLDQKMASMQSHKSQMGANSRFAQMPPEYIQQMQEGMKWEHFALGGTRTPIHTFPLKGLFDGLGYDFD, from the coding sequence ATGCCAACTCTGCTTGCACTGTACGCCCATCCAGACGACGAAGCCTTCTCAGGAGGGGTCCTTGCCCACTACGCCAAACTCGGGGTGGATGTCCACCTGATTTGCGCCACCCGAGGGGAATCTGGCAAAATCACCGATCCTTCCCTCAGTCACATCACCGACCTTGGGGCACAGCGTGAACAGGAATTGCGTGACTCCTGCAAAGCCCTGGGCATCCATGGGCCGATTTTTCTGGGCTACCACGACTCTGGACGTTTCGAGCGCACCCAGAACGAGAATTCCAATGCCTTCATGCATCAGGACATCTTCGAGGTGGAAGCCAAATTGCGCCCTTACATTGAGGAACTTCAACCAGACATTCTGGTGACCTTTGATCCTCACGGTGGATACGGGCACATCGACCACCTGATCATCCATCGGGCAGTGACTGCGCTGTTTTACTCCTCTGGCACTCCGAAACGCCTGTTTTACAACGTCATGCCCATTGCCTTTTCTGAACGCATGGCCCAGAGTGGCATCAACCAGAATCTGGACCCCAAAGTGTATGGCGTAACCGATGCCACCATTGCGGTGCGTCTGAATGTGGCACACGTGCTGGACCAGAAAATGGCTTCCATGCAATCCCACAAGAGCCAGATGGGGGCCAATTCCCGTTTTGCACAAATGCCCCCAGAGTACATCCAGCAAATGCAAGAGGGCATGAAGTGGGAGCATTTCGCTCTGGGAGGAACCCGCACACCCATTCACACCTTCCCCCTCAAAGGCCTCTTTGATGGGTTGGGTTACGATTTCGATTGA
- a CDS encoding META and DUF4377 domain-containing protein produces MKRLLSLSTLLLAPLAFAQPGNPLEGDWTLLISGNYGKLQELAPAPTLRIQGKQLSGFSGCNRYSGTFSAKGTQFKVNPLASTKMACEPRPSKTEQAYFKAMQGVMRYQVSNNTLVLYTKGSGMLVFTRNPKIEAKTLNTAPEAAITSVAPDTQILLVGPKKVDCTGMVPMKCLQVRTPEQTNWEFFYQSIEGFAYEEGFTYKLRVRVEDVKNPPADASSKRYILVEVLEKNPPK; encoded by the coding sequence ATGAAAAGACTGCTCTCCCTGAGCACCCTGCTCCTGGCACCTCTGGCCTTTGCTCAACCCGGCAATCCCCTTGAAGGGGATTGGACCTTGTTGATTTCAGGCAATTATGGGAAATTGCAAGAACTGGCCCCTGCACCCACCCTGAGAATTCAGGGCAAACAACTGTCTGGATTCTCTGGTTGCAACCGGTACTCTGGCACCTTCTCTGCCAAAGGCACCCAATTCAAAGTGAATCCTCTGGCAAGCACCAAAATGGCCTGTGAACCCCGTCCTTCGAAAACCGAGCAAGCTTACTTCAAAGCCATGCAAGGGGTCATGCGTTATCAGGTCAGCAACAACACACTGGTGCTGTACACCAAAGGCTCTGGCATGCTGGTGTTCACCCGCAATCCCAAAATCGAGGCCAAAACCCTGAACACTGCACCTGAAGCCGCCATCACCAGTGTTGCCCCGGACACCCAGATTCTGCTGGTCGGTCCCAAGAAAGTGGACTGCACAGGCATGGTGCCCATGAAGTGCCTGCAGGTCCGCACCCCAGAGCAAACCAACTGGGAATTCTTCTACCAGTCCATCGAAGGGTTTGCTTACGAGGAGGGATTCACCTACAAACTGCGGGTCCGGGTGGAAGACGTGAAAAATCCTCCTGCCGATGCCAGCAGCAAACGCTACATTCTGGTGGAAGTCCTCGAAAAAAATCCGCCCAAGTGA
- a CDS encoding aldose 1-epimerase, which produces MDLHTIENGQLRLQVHERLGASIAAFQHNIQGTWHPIMREVTEEALKGNISSPLGSYSLVPFSNRIRAGKFTYKGKTHQLMTNAKEHVAIHGDVRNRPHVLKEHTENKLVFFFDSRDHDDLEAFNYPFPLTLTTTFELQGNTLTQTLTIENVGEEEMPIGFGIHPYFVRRFAGSEDAILTFKVDGVYKTDSSNIPTEGKKPLPKELDFSEGAALGDRKFDTVFGGLEGPVDIQYPGTPYSLTLDADPVFQHLIVFTAPDGTMALEPVTNCTDAFNLHEQGVEGTGFLSLQPGAQISGSIRFVFKA; this is translated from the coding sequence ATGGACTTACACACCATCGAAAACGGCCAGTTGCGCTTGCAGGTTCACGAACGTCTGGGAGCCAGCATTGCAGCTTTTCAGCACAACATTCAGGGCACTTGGCACCCCATCATGCGGGAAGTGACAGAAGAAGCCCTCAAAGGAAACATCTCCAGCCCTCTTGGGAGTTACAGTCTTGTGCCTTTCTCCAACCGCATCCGGGCCGGTAAATTCACTTACAAAGGCAAAACCCACCAGTTGATGACCAACGCCAAAGAGCATGTGGCCATTCACGGCGATGTGCGCAATCGACCCCATGTGCTGAAAGAGCACACCGAGAACAAGTTGGTGTTTTTCTTTGATTCCAGAGACCACGATGATCTGGAAGCCTTCAACTATCCTTTTCCCCTCACCCTGACCACCACTTTTGAATTGCAAGGCAACACCCTGACCCAGACCTTGACCATCGAAAACGTGGGTGAAGAAGAAATGCCCATCGGGTTTGGCATCCACCCTTATTTTGTGCGCCGTTTTGCAGGCTCTGAAGACGCCATTTTGACCTTCAAAGTGGATGGGGTCTACAAAACCGACAGCAGCAACATTCCCACTGAAGGGAAAAAACCCTTGCCCAAAGAACTGGATTTCAGTGAAGGTGCCGCTCTGGGAGACCGCAAATTTGATACGGTCTTTGGCGGTCTGGAAGGGCCTGTGGACATCCAATACCCCGGCACCCCTTACAGCCTGACCCTCGATGCCGATCCGGTGTTCCAGCACCTGATTGTCTTCACCGCACCTGATGGAACGATGGCTCTGGAGCCCGTCACCAACTGCACAGATGCCTTCAATTTGCATGAGCAAGGGGTTGAAGGCACAGGCTTTTTGAGCCTACAGCCCGGAGCGCAAATCTCTGGCAGCATTCGTTTTGTGTTCAAAGCTTAA
- the lysS gene encoding homocitrate synthase, with amino-acid sequence MSQEPRNQEYKAYIPADRWYIIDSTLREGEQFARASFSSDDKVEVAQALDAFGVEFIEVTTPMVNEQAATDAVRLVNLGLKAKIITHVRCAMEDARRAIDTGVHGLDLLFGTSSYLREFSHGKSIDQIIDQAREVIQYVKSQGVQVRFSAEDTFRSEESDLLRVYKAVDEIGVNRVGLADTVGVATPRQVYSLVREVRKAVSCDIEFHGHNDTGCAISNAYEAVEAGATHIDTTILGIGERNGITPMGGFLARMFTFDPQGLMDKYNLEMLPELDNMIARMVGLPIPWNNYLTGEFAYNHKAGMHLKAIYLNPGAYEAIPPEVFGVGRRIQAGSKLTGKHAIAFKARELGLHFGEHQLRDITDHIKALADSGDLDDEHISDILKSWVLA; translated from the coding sequence ATGAGTCAGGAGCCTCGCAACCAAGAATACAAAGCCTACATTCCCGCAGACCGGTGGTACATCATCGATTCCACCCTGCGGGAAGGTGAACAATTTGCCCGAGCCAGCTTTTCCAGCGACGACAAAGTCGAAGTTGCACAGGCTCTGGATGCCTTCGGTGTGGAATTCATCGAAGTCACCACCCCCATGGTGAACGAACAGGCCGCCACCGACGCAGTCCGTCTGGTGAACCTCGGTCTGAAAGCCAAAATCATCACCCACGTGCGCTGCGCCATGGAAGATGCCCGCCGCGCCATCGACACCGGCGTGCACGGGCTGGACCTGCTGTTCGGCACCTCCAGTTACCTGCGTGAATTCTCACACGGAAAAAGCATCGACCAGATCATCGATCAGGCCAGAGAAGTCATTCAATACGTGAAATCTCAGGGCGTGCAGGTGCGTTTCTCTGCCGAAGACACCTTCCGCAGCGAAGAAAGCGACCTGCTGCGCGTTTACAAAGCCGTGGACGAAATCGGCGTGAACCGCGTGGGGCTGGCAGACACCGTGGGCGTGGCCACCCCCCGTCAGGTGTACTCTCTGGTCCGTGAAGTGCGCAAAGCCGTGAGCTGCGACATCGAATTCCACGGCCACAACGACACGGGATGCGCCATCTCCAACGCTTACGAAGCCGTGGAAGCCGGAGCCACCCACATCGACACCACCATTCTGGGCATCGGTGAGAGAAACGGCATCACCCCCATGGGCGGTTTTCTGGCGCGCATGTTCACTTTTGACCCTCAGGGCCTGATGGACAAGTACAACTTGGAGATGCTCCCCGAGTTGGACAACATGATCGCCCGCATGGTCGGTTTGCCCATCCCCTGGAACAACTACCTGACCGGTGAATTTGCTTACAACCACAAAGCCGGCATGCACCTGAAAGCCATTTACCTGAATCCCGGTGCCTACGAAGCCATTCCCCCAGAGGTGTTCGGGGTGGGCCGCCGCATTCAGGCTGGCAGCAAACTGACCGGCAAGCACGCCATTGCCTTCAAAGCCCGCGAACTGGGCCTGCACTTCGGTGAGCACCAACTCCGTGACATCACCGACCACATCAAGGCCCTCGCAGACAGCGGAGACCTCGATGACGAGCACATCAGCGACATCCTGAAAAGCTGGGTGTTGGCTTAA
- a CDS encoding PhzF family phenazine biosynthesis protein, with product MPESYIYTVYPDYPSATGGKVIAVCEDASETEFQSIAKQNASRYGAPITAFITEYGQDHVSLRFFNAQKEKGDSDSGAIVALAHLRSRGELDEAVQVNMQEVMPARLEQGMYHLKQGDATALSVEADLDLVCEALQIDRTDLDLRYPIMAASTSRPNLVVPLTAEGLRSAKPNLELVTDLNNATGTRGLIFVCLEGEISFRYTAPLKNIVEDNAASNTYATLCGYLAKVGILEDGSQRLSVTQAVAIKKPSRLNALFTVQNGEAQDIWVGGLVTRQDVLDLSLED from the coding sequence ATGCCCGAAAGCTACATTTACACGGTTTACCCGGATTACCCCAGTGCCACAGGCGGCAAAGTGATCGCGGTGTGCGAGGATGCTTCTGAAACCGAATTCCAGAGCATCGCCAAACAGAACGCCAGCCGTTATGGTGCGCCCATCACCGCCTTCATCACGGAGTATGGGCAGGACCACGTCAGCTTGCGTTTTTTCAATGCCCAGAAAGAGAAAGGCGATTCCGACTCTGGGGCGATTGTGGCTCTGGCCCACCTGCGCTCTCGGGGTGAACTGGATGAAGCGGTGCAAGTGAACATGCAGGAAGTCATGCCTGCTCGTCTGGAACAGGGCATGTACCACCTGAAGCAGGGAGATGCCACCGCATTGTCCGTCGAGGCCGATCTGGATCTGGTCTGCGAGGCCCTGCAAATTGACCGGACCGATCTGGACCTCAGGTATCCCATCATGGCCGCAAGCACCTCCAGACCCAATCTGGTGGTCCCTCTGACCGCAGAAGGCTTGAGGAGCGCCAAGCCCAATCTGGAACTGGTCACCGACCTCAACAATGCAACTGGCACCAGAGGCTTGATTTTCGTGTGTCTTGAAGGGGAAATCAGCTTCAGGTACACCGCTCCACTGAAAAACATCGTGGAAGACAACGCGGCCAGCAACACCTATGCCACACTCTGCGGATACCTCGCAAAAGTGGGTATTCTGGAAGATGGAAGCCAGCGCCTGAGTGTCACACAGGCCGTGGCCATCAAAAAACCTTCCAGACTGAACGCACTTTTCACTGTCCAGAACGGCGAAGCCCAAGACATCTGGGTCGGCGGACTGGTCACCCGGCAAGACGTGCTGGACCTGTCTCTGGAAGACTGA
- a CDS encoding 3-isopropylmalate dehydratase large subunit: MKPQTMAEKILSQRSGKTVYAGDLAVVEVDEVMIVDSIAESVIKVLDRELETTPKFPERVSIVIDHVAPASSVNVAKSHQVAREYAARTGVKLFDVGRGICHQVLMEEGLAFPGAIVLGSDSHSTTYGAVAAFGTGMGATDIALAAASGKTWLKVPESVKVTLTGELNAGVTAKDVALEMIRVLTADGGTYMSIEIHAGDRFTRGERMTLANLCVEAGAKAGLVVPGGEILTDYGYTIPEWVYPDEGARYVNEITIDLGALTPRMSVPSYVDNVEEVTALRGIKVDQVFIGTCTNGRLEDLHAAAQILQGRKVAPNVRLLVIPASSEVLEQATADGTLLTLIRSGATLSTPGCGPCMGRHQGVLAPGEVCVSTSNRNFIGRMGDKDAKIYLASPAVAAATAVMGVISLPEDL; encoded by the coding sequence ATGAAACCCCAAACCATGGCTGAAAAAATCCTCTCCCAGCGCAGCGGAAAAACCGTTTACGCCGGAGACCTCGCAGTGGTCGAGGTGGACGAAGTGATGATCGTGGATTCCATCGCCGAATCCGTGATCAAAGTGCTGGACCGCGAACTGGAAACCACCCCCAAATTCCCCGAGCGGGTGTCCATCGTGATTGACCACGTTGCCCCTGCCAGCAGCGTGAATGTGGCCAAAAGCCATCAGGTGGCCCGAGAATACGCAGCCCGCACAGGCGTCAAGCTGTTTGATGTGGGTCGTGGCATTTGCCATCAGGTCCTGATGGAAGAAGGCCTCGCTTTCCCCGGAGCCATCGTGCTGGGCAGCGACAGCCACAGCACCACCTACGGGGCCGTGGCCGCCTTCGGCACCGGAATGGGCGCAACCGACATTGCTCTGGCTGCCGCCAGTGGCAAAACCTGGCTGAAAGTCCCCGAGTCCGTGAAAGTCACCCTGACCGGCGAACTGAACGCAGGGGTCACCGCCAAAGACGTGGCTCTGGAAATGATCCGCGTGCTGACCGCAGACGGCGGAACCTACATGAGCATCGAAATCCACGCTGGAGACCGATTCACCAGAGGCGAACGCATGACTCTGGCGAACCTGTGCGTGGAGGCCGGAGCCAAAGCGGGTCTGGTCGTTCCCGGCGGAGAAATCCTGACCGATTACGGCTACACCATCCCAGAGTGGGTCTACCCCGATGAAGGTGCACGTTACGTCAATGAAATCACCATTGATCTGGGCGCACTCACCCCCCGCATGAGCGTCCCGAGCTACGTGGACAACGTGGAAGAGGTCACCGCCCTGCGCGGCATCAAAGTGGATCAGGTGTTCATTGGCACCTGCACCAACGGACGCCTCGAAGACCTGCATGCTGCTGCACAGATCCTGCAAGGCCGCAAAGTGGCCCCCAATGTGCGCCTCTTGGTGATCCCTGCCAGCAGTGAAGTGCTGGAACAGGCCACCGCAGATGGAACCCTCTTGACCCTGATCCGCTCTGGCGCAACTTTAAGCACTCCGGGCTGTGGTCCCTGCATGGGAAGGCACCAGGGTGTGCTGGCCCCCGGCGAAGTCTGCGTGAGCACCTCCAATCGCAACTTCATCGGGCGCATGGGGGACAAGGATGCCAAGATTTATCTGGCCTCCCCTGCTGTTGCTGCTGCCACTGCCGTCATGGGCGTGATTTCATTGCCTGAGGATCTTTAA
- a CDS encoding homoaconitate hydratase (catalyzes the formation of homoisocitrate from cis-homoaconitate), whose product MSRIWKFGDSINTDDILPGKYAPFMVGEDVFHKYAFSHFRPEFAGQVKPGDLLVGGRNWGLGSSREYAPMALKKLQIGGIIAHSFARIHYRNLLNLGIPAFEAPEIADALQDGDEVSLDLATGVLTRNGEVFQLPPPPAFLTEALKEGSILQYYRKYKKFPGE is encoded by the coding sequence ATGTCCAGAATCTGGAAGTTTGGTGACTCAATCAACACCGACGACATCCTGCCCGGAAAGTACGCCCCTTTCATGGTTGGAGAGGATGTCTTTCACAAGTACGCCTTCTCGCACTTTCGCCCCGAGTTTGCAGGGCAAGTGAAACCCGGTGACCTGCTGGTGGGAGGCCGCAACTGGGGTCTGGGATCCAGCCGTGAGTACGCTCCGATGGCCCTCAAGAAACTGCAAATCGGTGGGATCATTGCCCACAGCTTTGCCCGCATCCATTACCGCAACCTGCTCAACCTCGGGATTCCCGCTTTCGAAGCCCCCGAGATCGCCGATGCCCTGCAAGACGGGGATGAGGTGTCTCTGGATCTGGCGACCGGGGTCCTGACCCGCAACGGTGAAGTGTTCCAGCTTCCTCCTCCACCTGCCTTTTTGACCGAGGCCCTCAAAGAGGGAAGCATCTTGCAGTACTACCGCAAGTACAAGAAATTCCCCGGAGAGTAA
- the lysW gene encoding lysine biosynthesis protein LysW, whose translation MATVSFECPECGGTIELNNPELGELVICDECGAELEVTSLEPPVLSLAPQEAEDWGE comes from the coding sequence ATGGCAACTGTGAGCTTTGAATGCCCCGAGTGCGGCGGAACCATCGAACTGAACAACCCTGAGCTTGGCGAACTGGTCATTTGCGACGAGTGCGGCGCTGAACTGGAAGTCACCAGCCTTGAGCCCCCAGTGCTCAGCCTTGCTCCTCAGGAAGCCGAAGACTGGGGCGAGTGA
- the lysX gene encoding lysine biosynthesis protein LysX, whose product MADFAIIYDRVRPDEKMLFDALDELGIEYDKVYAPQLKLTFGEGQVPWKAAIERCVSQSRGHAITRALEGFGVKVVNPSHVIEMCGDKLATNARLAAAGIPTPKTGVAFTAESALELIEEFGYPVVMKPTVGSWGRMVSKINDRDAAEAIIEHKEVLGGYQHQIFYIQELVKKPERDIRAFVIGDQCIGAIYRSSEHWITNTARGGKASKCEVTPELNDLAVRAAKAVDGEIVAIDLVEDPERGLLVIEINHTMEFKNSVSTTGVNIPKLMAEYTLQYTK is encoded by the coding sequence ATGGCCGACTTCGCAATCATCTATGACCGTGTACGCCCCGACGAAAAAATGCTCTTTGATGCCCTCGATGAACTGGGCATCGAGTACGACAAGGTGTACGCCCCTCAACTCAAACTGACTTTTGGTGAAGGTCAGGTGCCCTGGAAAGCTGCCATCGAGCGCTGCGTGAGCCAGTCCAGAGGCCACGCCATCACCCGTGCTCTGGAAGGTTTCGGCGTGAAAGTGGTGAACCCCAGCCACGTCATCGAAATGTGTGGAGACAAACTCGCCACCAACGCCAGACTGGCCGCCGCAGGCATCCCCACCCCCAAAACCGGCGTGGCGTTCACTGCTGAGAGCGCTCTGGAACTCATCGAAGAGTTTGGCTACCCCGTGGTGATGAAGCCCACCGTGGGAAGCTGGGGCCGCATGGTCTCCAAAATCAACGACCGTGATGCAGCAGAGGCCATCATCGAGCACAAAGAGGTGCTGGGCGGTTACCAGCACCAGATTTTCTACATCCAAGAGTTGGTCAAGAAACCCGAGCGTGACATCCGTGCTTTCGTGATCGGAGACCAGTGCATCGGGGCCATCTACCGTTCCAGCGAGCACTGGATCACCAACACCGCTCGGGGTGGCAAGGCTTCCAAGTGCGAAGTCACCCCAGAGCTGAACGATCTGGCCGTGCGTGCTGCCAAAGCCGTGGATGGGGAAATCGTGGCCATTGACCTCGTGGAAGACCCCGAGCGTGGCCTCCTGGTCATCGAGATCAACCACACCATGGAGTTCAAGAACAGCGTGTCCACCACGGGCGTGAACATCCCCAAACTCATGGCCGAATACACCTTGCAGTACACCAAATAA
- a CDS encoding MazG nucleotide pyrophosphohydrolase domain-containing protein: MLKGLSDSIQQEFKLQTDPASRVLDVVSEAGELAKSVLKSTAYGTQPFTVTENFKEELGDTLFALLVLCAETGVDPDEALDAALDKLRKRLSVKNELGSGK; the protein is encoded by the coding sequence ATGCTGAAAGGTCTGTCCGATTCCATCCAGCAGGAGTTCAAGCTTCAGACCGATCCGGCCTCCAGAGTGCTGGATGTGGTCAGTGAAGCTGGAGAACTGGCAAAATCCGTCCTGAAAAGCACGGCTTATGGGACCCAGCCTTTCACAGTCACTGAGAACTTCAAGGAAGAATTGGGTGACACCCTTTTTGCTTTACTGGTGCTCTGCGCCGAAACGGGTGTGGATCCAGATGAAGCACTGGATGCTGCCCTGGATAAATTGCGCAAGCGTCTGTCCGTCAAAAATGAGCTTGGCTCAGGAAAATAA